The nucleotide sequence CGATGGGTGTCACGCATCGGGACTTGAAGCCGGAAGTAAGTGAGCGGTCATCTACTGCTTTTTTTCGGTAGCTGATGATTGCTGTCTGGATTGTAGAACATCCTTCTTACGAAAGAAACCGCCGACGCACCAGTGACTGTCAAAATAGCTGATTTCGGTCTGGCCAAAATGGGTATGTAGGCTCAACGTTTGTTTCCAGTAATCATGCTCACAGAGACTGAACTCACAGTGCATGCCGAGACTATGCTGACTTCGATGGTCGGTACACCGCAATATCTCGCTCCGGAGGTCGTCATGCAGAGCAGGGAACAACCAGGATATGTCAATGTGGTGGATTCTTGGTCAGTTGGAATCATCGTTTACAGGTGGGTCTCTTTTCCTTGCTTCCAATACACGAAGCTGAATTTCAATGCAGTATGATGACCAAAGCTCTGCCCTTTGACGAGGATGCCGAACTACCTGTGGAGGTCAGTAAATTTAAGTTGAAAGAATGATGGCTGATGTCCACTCGTAGCAACGGATCAAAGCTCGATACACTCAGCCTGCAGATACCGAACTCCTAGTAAAACTAAATATAAGTGACACAGGAACGGACTTTATAAGTAGAATGTTGGCTAAAGATCCAAGAGATAGAATGACAATGGAACAAGCCTTGAGACACGAGTGGCTTAGTGGTCCATGCGAATCTCAATCACAATTACCGCCGTCTCAGATTCTGGGAGGGGACTCAGTATGGTCAATTGAGTCTTTCGAAGATCAATTCCCACTCAACGATGATCCGTCAAGCGATCTTGCGGGTGAAGAAGCGGGTGAGGAAGAAATTGGTCGGTGGTCAAGACCCATGACTGCATCTGGAACGAATTATGAGAGTGTAAATGAGTTTGGTCGTTCAGCTGTCTCACTAGGAGGTTCGGATGAAAGTTTCAGTCAACCTATGGGCAATCTACATCTTAACACCCCTTCTGCTCAACGAAATGGTATCAAACCTGCCGAATCGAGATCACATGAAGTACAATTCCCTTCTTCGCCGCCGCTTAGTAATGACTCGATTGGAGCTATACATGTGGACCTTCGACAGCATCATCAGTCCCCGCAATCAACGGATCAAAAAACGAAAATGCAAGATaaaaatgagaatgacAACGGTCAATTCGATAACGATGTGAAAATGACAAGTAATCAAGGACTACTCACTCCCATCACTCCCAATCCCGAGAACGGcatttcaatcaaagatgaagatgtcaGTATGATGGGAAAGTCAAATTTGGATACAGATGTCAATACAAATGGAACAGCTATTTTGACATCGGTCATACCGAAGAGGAAAAACGAGGATGATGATCGAAGAGCAGAAGCTTTTAGTTCGGGTAGCTTGTCGCCTCCACCTGTCAAAATTATCGATATGgctcaagatcaagatacCAAACCTAATTCCACCAGCTCGAATTCTAATTCGCCAGCAAAGCATACGACTCTACCTACGAGGCAATCTACAAGAACCACTCGAGCTAGAAAATCGATGAGATTGGCTTGATACAACTCAGTAGCCTGCATAGAATATTTGTGATATACGGTTCTTCGAGGGTCCAAGCCTTGAAGAGAAAGGGATTGAGAGGTTATTTGTTGTTTGATATAGTGCATGTTTGATAAGGGCGGGGCTGAAAAGAACTTTCTGGCAGAAAGAGCTGGAACGACTAGAACGAATCTGGTCCAACACGAATTCGACACTCATTTCTTATCATTATTCATACAACACATTATGACGATACGATAAAATCATAGGAACCCAGATCAAATCCATGTTACATGTATCTAAATCATACGTTTATCATAGGcatgaaatcaaattgtcCAAAAAAGTTAGTGACATATTCCAGTGAatcaaagatgaatatTGTTTGGCATATATTCTGATTTTTATCActttcttgatattctcaAAACTGATAATAGCTCCCGACCTGCGCGACGTTTGATCATTTCCTACCAGTGGACTAAAATCAGCTCCTTGGTGCAATTTATTCGAGCCTTTTTATAACATACCTTGCAAATTAGTCCTTTCAATTGCATCTTATTTATGATTTCTAATGGTTTATTTTGAACAATCGTAACCAGATAcatctttccatttgatgAAAGTAAATcctaattttaaaaaaatcatcaataatctTGATACATTTTTCTCATTTTAACGGAATGACTTACAGGTAATTGATCTAAAATTACATCTGTTATGATCATACCATTGTTGCCTCCTGCCCATGAACCGCCTATATCTCGTAATTCTTGAGTATCTTGAAGTCTATCCaataaaatatatatattagTCAAATTCGTATTTGTCTTCTTGTATGTAAGGCAACTTACTCTGTTGAATCGGTTGGAACGTATGGAGGATTGAATAAtagaatatcaattttaccttttaatCGATTTGTCAATGGGTTCAATAAATGACATGATATAGGATTCAATGTAATCTAGAAATCATATTTATAATCAGTCATCTGTTTGGATGTCATTTGTAAAAAGGTTCATCTTCCCACTCACGTTATTCGCTTGAGCTGTTCTTAGTGTAACTTTACAAGCATAACGATTAATATCAGTAGAAAGAACGActatgattgatttgacatcaataaatatttggtaaattatcttATGCTCAGTGGCTCATACATAGGGACTTACGACTTGATCCAGGACCAATCAGTTGAGTTAAGAAAGTAGATGCTATTCCTGAACCTGATCTGTCCTTAGACCCACATCAGtaaaaatcataatttcGAAATCCATGTATCTCTCATCtatcaattatcatttacCCTATTTCCAAACATATAATAGGTTTGTCATCCCTTATAATTTGTGCATCTATCTCCAAAGCATcaagaaggatgaaagaaTCCTCTACATAACAGGTTTTACTAATCAGCGTGACAATCTTCCTTACATAGctggaattgaaattcttaCCGGCAGGTTCATATACATGTTCATAATCCTCTTCGGTAAGATGAGCTATATGAGGAGTTGGAATAGATATTGACATTCCATCGAATCAAtctgatctttcaattgattctcAGAATAGGATTATAAGGAAGTCGATTATAGATATATTAAGCTAAAACGCTAGAATTATAATACATGTCGAAAACCGAAAAAAGGTGGTAGACCTAATCTTATCTCTTGATTTCGGTCCATCAGATATGATTACGTAAGATTACATACCCCCCTTAGCAACGCGACTGAGCCACCGCACAGCAACaacatcgtcatcatcgaCAACATCAAAGCAACTCCGACTATCATTTTTCTCTCACATACTCATTTACTTTCTGGCTACTGTGACGTGGGACAGACGAGCAATATGACAGGGGGACAACAACAAGGAATGCATAATCTCAGTACGATTTTGTAAGTATTCTCTCCACAAATAGTCATTTCGTGTAATCTCCTTTATCAGAACTCAGCTAATTGGTATGGTATACGGTAGGAAACGGCTTGAAGGTTAGTTCCATCGCCAAATAGAATCCTGTCCAACCAGGAGGCATTACATCCAGATTTTGGACTAATTTGATCTCCTATATCGCAGCCGTTACGTCTCGTTTGGAAGATGTAGccgtttcttcttcatcacccGCTCCAACCTCTTCTCTTAAATCACCTACATCCCAAACCCACGAAACCCTCGCTGGGAGTGCCgcaccaccaccacctccacctcctcccCCTCCTGCTCCAGCTGCCGAAGAATCAAACTCGCCAGCTGTAAGAGCATACGAGGATGAAATCATTAATGGAGCTTTAAAGGAGTTTATCGAGAAGGCTGAGGAAGTCGGTGGTCTCGTTAAGGAACATGTGCGTAGTTTTCCAATTTATCTGCGCATTGTTGAAGAATACATGCCACGAATACTACTTTACCCAACAACGGATGATTACGCGAGAACATAGGCTAACTTTCCGACCCCTCTTCAGTCCGCTCTCTTACCAGCATTGTGCGAAGCTCAACTCACTTTCCTCAAATTGACCTCCAATCATGCCAAACCCACTACCCCTGCAGCTCTTGGTCCATTACTTGAACCTCAAGGAAAAGCTATACAAGCTATCTTAGAAACCAAAGATAAGCTATCTAGAACGAAAGAAGGTAGAGACTGGAATGTTTGTTTCAATACTTTAGGGGAAGGTGTACCCGCTTGGGGATGGGTTCAAGTCGTGAGTGATGAAACTACGAACCAACAGCGACTCTCAGCTAATTGAAACACTGTCCATTCCATGATAGGAACCCGCACCCGCTCCCTTCATCGCTGAGATGAAAAATGCTGCACAATTCTGGGCCGACAGAGTCACCAAGCAGTTCAAGGAGACGTGAGTTCGGTACTTGTCCCAGCTTGTCCATTCGAGATGACCCGGCTGATCCTCAGGCCTACTCTCAGTAACCCCGCTGTTGTCGCTTGGGCGAAAGCTTTCTCTCAATTGGTGACTTCTTTACAAGCATATGTGAAGCAATGGCACACTACCGGTGTTGCATGGAACCCTAAAGTATGTCGACTTGGCATAGACACCCACGGGGGCTATGGCTGATCTTGTTTACGCATTCAGGGCTCTCCTGCGCCTGCTTCCATCTCTTCCGCTCCTGCCGCTGGTTCCGCACCACCgccaccacctcctcctgcACCAGCTGCCTCAGCCTCATCCACCTCTGGTCCAGCGGCAGGAGGCACAGCGGCTCTCCTAGCCGATTTGAACAAGGGAGGATCAGTCACATCTGGACTCAAAAAGGTAGACAAATCACAAATGACACACAAGAATCCAGAACTTCGACAATCGTCCGTCGTTTCTGATAGTGTCAATGGCAAGAAGGCTCCTCCAACCTTGAAACCTAAACCAGGAGCCGTCGTCAAGAAACCTGCCAAATTCGAATTGGAGGATGGAAACAAGTGGATGATAGTGAGTTGGACCTTACCCTCTTTTGACTGGCTACGAAGGTTGATCGTTGACGTGTTATGGCTCACAGGAGTATCAAGAAGACAACAAGGAGATAGTAATTGATCAGACTGAATTACATCAGACCGTGCATATCTTCAGTTGTAAGAATTCAGTAGTCAAAATTAATGGCAAAATCAACGCAGTTACGATGGGTAGGTTCTCTCCCTATGCACATTTTTGTTGACTTGGCTATTATAATGCTAATCCGTCTAACCAATGCACTGCAGTCGGATGTAAAAAAACAGCATTGGTACTAGATAGTGCCGTATCTTCCCTTTCAATCACATCTTCCCCATCATTCGAAGTTCAAATCACAGGAAGTATCCCAACAATTCAAGTTGATACTACGGATTCAGGTCAAATTTACTTATCGAAGGAAACCATGGACAGAGTCGAAATTATCACATCTAAAACCTCCAGCTTGAATATTAGTGTACCTACGGGACAAGATGGTGATTTCGAGGAAAGACCTGTTCCCGAACAGATGAAAACTAAAGTTATCGGTGGAAAATTGGTTACTGAGATCATTGAACATTCCGGATAGAGTGCATTTTGGTGTGCTGCCTTTTGTATTTAAGTGCACATGCACATCCTTGATTATCGACCATTCTCGTGCAGCCTATCGGAGCTAATTGTGCGTTGTGAGCCGTGAAACTCTGGCGTCTGGTGTCAGGTGGATGAGGGATGACCCTCAGCTTAATTCAGTCAAAAGGATAAGGGATACTTCGGGTTCTCTCGGTGGTCACGCAGCAGCGGGAAAATCCTTTgtaaattgaagaatttgactGGTAGGAATAATAAGTGTAGAAGAGAATCTGACATCGGCAATGTCCTTCATACTCATTATCACGCCATAGGACATAGCCGTTAGTGTGTTTTTAAACTTTCATATCTCCTTAAAATTGTTCCTATCGTTCCCACACGCACGACGCCTCATTAGTCATATTAATCGCAGTATATAAAAATAGcttttttgttttcctTTGCCAAGTTTTTACCTTCTAGCTTAATCGCCTTTCTCCGTTCGGTAGTTACTTTCACTTGAGGTTTTGACACTAATATGATACAGAGGGTTCAGAAGCTCGTGGTTAACCCCGTCGCTTATCTTTCGATGGCGTTTGTTTTGCTAACAATTACGCTATCTCTTATCTCcaataattaattcaatcatCGTCATTCAATCATGAGGTGAAAATTAATATTTGTATGAAAATTGATGTAACTTAGTATGCAAGAAGTGAGAATGACCTTTACTTATAATTGAAGGTGGGGATTAACTTAATAAGTTGCATATCATCTCTTATTTCCTTTCCATTTTTGGGTTGATTTTCAGCTTGACACTAAAGGAGAAAGCTTGaaataaattcaagatgTCGACTATTGAACGCAATGTGCGAAATCGATTTagtcaagatgaaattatacCTACACATGAAATACcaataaatgatgaaactccttcatcttcttctccaagtgaagaatataaagaaagagatattgaaaaagcttcttctgataatgatttaccAGCAGCAAATATAGcaattttagaaaatgaagaacTTACACCTGATAGAGCTTTTGATGTTAAAGTATCAGGAGATCAATCTCCATGTGAGTTTTACTgtttcaatcttcttcaacaaacCTCAAATactgatttcttcttgaaatcAGTTCCAGAAGTAGCTGCTTGTGTACCTAATTGGGATGATACTACTGCTTTGTGTAACAGTGAGTTTATCATGTTGAACTTTTTCCGCTCTAGGCTGAAAAGATATCTTAATGAAAATAGCTGTTCGAGTTTGGATTTTGGTCACCATTTTTGTTATTGTCTTTGCTGGTGCCAATCAGTTCTTCGGCTTGAGATATGTGAGCTTCACCAGTCATCTCTTAAGACTGCTATAGTGTCAATTAGCTGATCTAGACATGGTACTTTCCTTCTAGCCATCTCTCTCCATCGGATATGTGGTGGCACAATTACTTGTCCATCCAATTGGAAAAGCTTGGGAAAAGCTTCCTCGTTGGAGAGTACCTCTTGGACGATTCACTTTCGACATCAACCCCGGACCTTGGAGTATCAAGGAGCATTCTCTAATCGCTATTTGTGTCAATTTAACAGGAGGAACAGCCTACGCTATGGGTTCTTTAGTAGCTATCATTAGTCCCGTATATTGGGATAGGGATTATGGACCTGGGTTTTCTTTCTTATATCTTCTCACAACTCAAGCATTAGGGTGAGTATCAAGTTAAATTTCGTAATCCCCAAAGAGAAAAGGATGGATGCTCATCTAATTGATATGAATTGTTTAGTTTCGGATTAGCAGGTCTTTGTAGAAGATGGCTAGTTTATCCTGCTGCTTTAATATGGccatcatctttaccttcaactGTTCTACTCAGAGCATTACATGAACCTCAAGATCATTCACCTGCAAATGGTTGGACTATAACTAGATATAGATATTTCATTTACTTGACGGTTGGAGCTTTCACTTGGTTCTGGTTCCCCGATTATATTTGGACTTCCTTGAGTACCTTTGCTTTTGTAACTTGGATTGCACCCAATAACCAAAAAGTCAATGCTATTTTCGGAGTGAGTGGTATTTTGTTTCTCCTTGAAGTCTGGCCTTACAGACCATCACGAACAACCTGTTGCTGATATAACTGGAAACGATAGATGAGCTCTGGTTTAGGATTATTGCCCATTTCTTTCGATTGGACTCAAATCACATATGCTTTCTCCCCTGCTTCTCCCCTTACAACACCATTTTATATCACCTGTAACGCTTATGCCACGATCGTCATCTTTTACCTGTTCCTATCGCCAATCTTATACTACACTAACACATGGCAAAGTGCTCAGTAAGTAGTAACTCACATTCATATTTTGGTAGAAGTAGTAGTAATCTGACGTTGGTCTTACTCATCATAGCCTACCCCTTTTGTCAAGTAGTACATTCGATAACACCGGAAAAACATACAATGTCTCTCGGGTAGTCAACAAATTAACTCTCGATTTCCAATTAGACAAATACAAGGAATATTCCCCAATGTATGTAAGTATGTCATATTCATTGACATACGGTTTATCATTCGCTGCAGTAACAGCTGTATGCTTTTATACTGTATTATataatggaaaagaaatttggGCAAGATTTAAAGATGCTAAACATGGTGGAGAAGATATTCATAAAAGATTAATGGCATCTTATAAAGAAGTTCCAGATTGGTGGTATGGTGTACTTACTGCTGTTGTACTTGGTCTTGGTATTTTCGTAACGAAATATTGGGATACAGGACTACCAGTTTGGggatttattttcatttgttttgGTATGGGTGTCGTTTTAATAATTCCAGAAGGTATTTTAGAGGGAACTACAAATCAAAGAAGTAAGTATTTCTCAAATCGTATTATTTCGAATATTTACTGATTATTGAGGGAAAATGATAGTCTTTTTAAATATTATTACTGAATTAATTGCTGGATATATTTGGCCAGGTAAACCAATTGCTAATATGATGGTTAAAATGTACGGTTATAATACTGTTAAACATGGAATGGATTTTGCTcaagatttaaaattggGTCAATATATGAAAGTACCACCTAGAACTTTATTTTTCGCTCAAATTTATTCTACAATTTTAGCAGCTGCTGTACAAACTGGTGTTTTAAGATGGATGATTGGTcatattgaagatttatGTTCACCAACAAACAAAAATAGATTTACTTGTGCAGGTGCTAAAGTAGTTTATAATGCTTCTATTATTTGGGGAACAATTGGACCTCAAAGAATGTTTCAAAGTGGTCAAACCTATAACGCTTTGGTTTATTTCTTCCTCATAGGTGTAAGTTCAATTGCGACTCTTGATCCGATATATCACTAACAGTGATTTGTACAGCCTGTGGTTACTGTTCTTGTATGGCTAGTGTACAGAAGATATCCTAATAGTTGGCTCAAATTCGTTAATGTaccaatcttcttcaatgcCGCTGGTAATATCCCTCCCGCCACAACCAGTAAGTCTATTCGTATGACTACCATACGAAACGCGTTGACTGACGATATACATCGTCAGCCCAATATTCCCTCTGGTTCATCGCTggattcttcttcaactactTGCTCCGAAAGAGAGCTTTCGCCTGGTGGAAGAGATACAACTGTGAGTATAACTCTTTGCGTTCGACAAATGCGAATCGAGTTATAGACAACTGACTGTAATTACACACCGGTATAGATCTTACCCAAGCTGCTTTAGATACAGGAACAGCCCTTGCTAcgattatcatcttcttcgctTTGAGCTATAACAACATTACCCTCAAATGGTGGGGTAATACTGTAGGATCAAATACAATGGATGCCAAGGGTACACCTTGGAAGACTGTTCCAACTGGTACACACTTCGGTCCAGGCCCTGGAGAATTTTAGTCGATTTGTGTTCCCCTTCTCACTTGTGATGAGGCTACAGGCTTTGGCAAAGCGCGCAGACGGCGCTGACTTGTGAACAACCAACACAAAGTGCGCGTTGCATATATCGATATTCATACATCCTTTTACATGCAGATGAATGAACGCACACATATCAGTCAGCCAGAGTGGCCAACTTTAGCTACAAGACGTTGACAAATCTGAAATAAGATCATGAAGAAAGAGTAAACGGGCCttccatttgatattcaaaCTTTCAAAGGAGAGTATCCTTTGATCAGCTAGCCTTGAAGAGGAGGCGAACTAGCGTTACACATTACAGTATATAAGGACAAACATCCATAGAGACTAAAACGAACTTTTCCTCTATACCTCTTATCGTGATATACTTATACAGTAACCTTTTGACCGCAAATCTCAAACGCACGTATGTCCACAGCTAGTTCCTCAGCACCACCTCCCCATTTACAATTTACTTTGAATCTTCGAGCTGTTCCTCAAGATAATTCCTTCGTATTCGACCATGACTTCACCCTAGACCCGCCTGCAAGGCAACACTATAAAGCAGTTGAACAACTTATTATTGATTCTGATGCATCGGTAATAGACTGGATGAAATCTTCTGATGGATCAGCAAAATACCTTTCGAATCGAACAAGATGTCTTACAGATGAATCAGGCAAGACGataatttcttctgaatcCCAGGATGAAATCCGCTCTACATTATCCGAGAGAATTGAACCACTTCTTCAAAAGTACAGAGATGAGACCTCGAAAATAGTGGAGTTCGGGATCACATTCGATACTGAATCCAAGTACGGCACTATAGAAACTGCACTGGaaccattttcaattccgAAAGGTCCTGGAAGTTCGAATTCGTTTAGTAATGCTGATAGTTCAGCCCAAGAAACCGATTCGACCAACTCTCACGGCTTGTCTACAGGAGGTTGGCGggttgaagaggatgaggGTGGGAGCAATGTGTCAGACGAAGATCGAGGAAGTGATTATTCGGTTGCTTCGTCCTCCTACGGGCCGAGGACAGCGTTGCTCAATGCTTGGCGGGGATCAGCATCCATCAGTGGTACGTCAGGCCTCGAAGAAACATCTGCTCCAATACCAGTGGAGTCCGCCTTAGTGTCCACTTCAAAGTTCCCTGGAGACGATGTATCGTCGTCAGAGGACGAAATCATGTGAAAGAATATCGGTATATACGCTATGTATCCATACAAGACATAGCATGACAAGTGGGAAGCTCTGTGCGACGCTCAAGCGTAGATTGTCCCTCTCATCTTCCCTTTTGGTATCATATGTAACGACCACGCGCTTCTGCGGGGTGATAAATGAATcattttctcctttttgaTTTGGGACCTAGTCTAAGCTCAACTTAGATTTAGCTTTTTGTACTGTTTTTGAGCGCCAGGACAATTGATTAGATTAGGGTAATAGAGTGCAAAAGGAGATTTGATACGATTTTTCTCATTACTTTGCAGCTGGACAAACAGATCATGCCCGCGAACAAGAATACTTGTCACAGGCTTCGAAGTGCGTGTTGATCAAGAACAAGCTCTTTAAGTCTTCCCGCGTTCCGTAAGGAGTCTAccaaaagatgaaggatgAAAAGATCTTTTAGTGATTATTGGAGAAATGAAATCTACGGTACCTTACGGATATAAATTTGTTTCAGGGAGATTTTAGCGCCAAGTGGGTCACACTTTTTTAGTTTCCACTTTTTAGTCCAAGTTCCTTTGGTTCCTCTCTGCTATTTCAAGGGAATGATATAACCGAATTTGTTCGGTTTATTCACAAGTACAGCTGTAGCGGTGTTTCTTGGCGATAGGCACAGTAAATTCACCTTATCTTAACGAGAACGGACTGATCAAATTGCGCGTATCTCTTGTAGGTCATGTATAGACCCCGTGACCTGTGTTGCAGTTCAGTTACCTGCTTTAGGTGTTGACTTTGATTGTGAACTAAAGTCGTATGTCAGAGTGGGTCCGAGCCACCTCGTTGCGTGACGCCATCTTTCAACGTGGTACACAGCATGAAACCTTCCTTTGAACGCATCACCATGCCAATCGCGTAAAAATTGTCTATACCACTCAGTCTTGCCAAGATCCCCCAAAAACGAGGTTATTTATTCAGGTAAAGTGCCTTGATTGTATCATAAACGTTTTCGGACTTACTTTCCTCGCTTTTCTCATTTTCACTCTCCTTTGCTTCTTCACAGGGTCAAAGCGTAATCATCTTGACTCGGTCCGgttattttgttttatgTATatgaaatatatatatatttatttatatatatatatatataccgCAGTCATCTACACATGCATGCCCATATCTTTACatcattcttcaatattCATCACTCTATCCGCAGTACGCAGTTCATCTATAATCTTATCTGTAAGTTCagaatttttttttaataagTATAGGTTATATCTGTATTTTGGCAAGGCTTGTCATATGAAGTGTAACGATAAGCCACATTATTATTCTTAATCCATGGTCATTTCTCGAATTTTACTCGTAGGACTAACGCTGACCtgcttttctttcaaatttgCCTTTCCACTATTCTTTTCATGCGGGAACCGAAAATATACCATATCCAACTCGCCTTCATTCGCTACGCGCATCGGCATGACCTCGCTTACTCCGTTCAGACATCCAAGCAAGCAGAATATAGAAGATGTTCGGACTCGTCGCTCTCGTTCCAATCCTCGGTGCTATCTCTGCTGGTAAGTCATCTTGAAATCCAACATGTGTTTGTGGAGCATACATTCTCCTTGGCAACAGGCGCTTGAGCCTGTTCGCTTTTATCGCGTTGTTTATCGTTGTTTCGGCTTGAGCCGGTCCGCAATTCGTGTTCCGCTTGGCCAAATGGCGCATCAACAAATGCTAATTTATggtttttcatttttgaCAGCCGCTATCAGTCCAGAGGTCATGAGATTGATCCCTAGACAGTCAAGTATCGCCGATGCCTTCCCAGCTGTTTGTCAAAGTCGATGTACAGGAgctattcaaatttacaacGCTTGCTCAAACAGTGATTACAACACTTGTTTAACCGTTTGTCAACAAGACACTTTCAACGATTTCGTTGGTTGTTTCCAATGTGTTTTGGATAACACTGATGGCGTTTCTCAATCTGAATGGACTCAATTACAATCAGCagttgatcaaatcaaatctgGTTGTTCTCAATCAGGTTCAGCTGTAACAGGTGGTCTTCAGTGAGTCGAATTAAGCTCCTTGTGACAGGGATTACgttcaccatcatcatcgtgCTTACTTATTATTGTTCTTTAGAGCCCTCTCCGGATCAAGCACTCCTACATTGGCCGGTGGTGATACCACTAACTCAGCTACCGGTGTTACTGGAACTGCTGGCGGAGCTTTCACTTCCGCAGCTTCAGGAATCACTGTTGCCGCTTCAGGTGCTTCTGTCGGTATTGCTTCAAGCGTAAGTCAATTGTTccctttttttcttcttgatgttTCGCCGCTGATGGTCTCCACTGTGATTAGGCTGCTGCTGCTACTTCAGCTGCCGCCGTTGCTACTACAGCTGCTGCTTCCGCCGCAGGAGGCGCTACAAACGCTGCTGGATCTGCCGCCGGTGCTGCAACTTCTGCCGCTGCTTCTGCCGCTGCTTCCGCCGGTGCTCCCAAATCAGGTGCTTTCCCCGCTACCTCCTTCGCTGGCGGCTTCGTTGCCCTTGCTGGTATCGCTGCCGGTATGGCCATTGCCTTCTAGGGACATTCAGACAAGCAATCATTGGGTTAAGGAAGTTGGAAGGGAATAAGTAACTTATAAAGGGAGTCGGTATTTTAAATAAGTTCAAACAatctttgatgatatttccATTGGGGAATATTGCTTAGACATTTATGCAGTAATTCATCTTAGATATGTCCGAGTACAGGCATGCGCAAGGTCTTGACTGAAAGGCGTTACTAACGATACATACTAATTGTCTATATATGCTACTGATCTAAACGTGTTCTGGTAAATTACTTTGCTTGAAACGCAGAGCATTATCTGTgactttcaaattcattatagGCCACTCGCCGACCATTAATAATCCTCCTTCCAATGTTCTACTTTTCTCGTTAATTTGACTGGTCGGTCTGTTTCCCATTGTTGGATGAACTGAACCGTCTTGAGCGTCAATGTTGAGTATCTCGATACCCAAGACTTTCCTCTTGTCGTCATCACCTTCTACCATCTTCCTTAACACTTCACCTATGACCCATTCGGTATATATCATCCCTACTTTTTTCACATTTCGGAACCTTGGATGAGATTCATCGAACTCTGCTGATGGTCGTATCAGACCTTCTTCAAACCCACCTTCGACTTCTCGTTCAGGTGGTATAGGTTCACCTT is from Kwoniella pini CBS 10737 chromosome 1, complete sequence and encodes:
- a CDS encoding OPT family small oligopeptide transporter, which gives rise to MSTIERNVRNRFSQDEIIPTHEIPINDETPSSSSPSEEYKERDIEKASSDNDLPAANIAILENEELTPDRAFDVKVSGDQSPFPEVAACVPNWDDTTALCNTVRVWILVTIFVIVFAGANQFFGLRYPSLSIGYVVAQLLVHPIGKAWEKLPRWRVPLGRFTFDINPGPWSIKEHSLIAICVNLTGGTAYAMGSLVAIISPVYWDRDYGPGFSFLYLLTTQALGFGLAGLCRRWLVYPAALIWPSSLPSTVLLRALHEPQDHSPANGWTITRYRYFIYLTVGAFTWFWFPDYIWTSLSTFAFVTWIAPNNQKVNAIFGMSSGLGLLPISFDWTQITYAFSPASPLTTPFYITCNAYATIVIFYLFLSPILYYTNTWQSAHLPLLSSSTFDNTGKTYNVSRVVNKLTLDFQLDKYKEYSPMYVSMSYSLTYGLSFAAVTAVCFYTVLYNGKEIWARFKDAKHGGEDIHKRLMASYKEVPDWWYGVLTAVVLGLGIFVTKYWDTGLPVWGFIFICFGMGVVLIIPEGILEGTTNQRIFLNIITELIAGYIWPGKPIANMMVKMYGYNTVKHGMDFAQDLKLGQYMKVPPRTLFFAQIYSTILAAAVQTGVLRWMIGHIEDLCSPTNKNRFTCAGAKVVYNASIIWGTIGPQRMFQSGQTYNALVYFFLIGPVVTVLVWLVYRRYPNSWLKFVNVPIFFNAAGNIPPATTTQYSLWFIAGFFFNYLLRKRAFAWWKRYNYLTQAALDTGTALATIIIFFALSYNNITLKWWGNTVGSNTMDAKGTPWKTVPTGTHFGPGPGEF